tCAAGTGTTGATGAGGAAGTGGAACAGTTAAAACTCTTATACATTGCTGGCAAGAATGTAAAATAGAATACTCACTTTAGAAaactatttaacattttcttaaaaatataaacatggggcacctgggtggctcagttggttaaatgtatgcctttggctcaggtcatgatcccagggtcctgggatcgagtcctgcgttgggctccctgttcagcgaggagtctgtttttccctttcactCCACCCTTCCCCCCgcacccctgcttgtgcctgctctctctctctctttctctagcttgctctctcaaggaaataaatgcaatcttaaaaaaattaaaaaataaaaatataaacacacatttaTCATGTGACACAGTATTTCTACCCCTAAGATTACTGAAAGTACAGACCCACAAAAAAACTCAAATGCAAATGTTCCTTGCaactctactttttaaaagattttatttatttactatgagcagggagcctgacatggggctccatcccagcatcctgggatcatgacctgagctgaaggcagaggcttaaccagctgaaccacccaggtgccccgcaactTTATTCACCATAGCCCAAACTGGAGAGGACTCAAGTGTTCATCaacaagtaaatggataaataaatcatgtGTGTGTTGATGAGTAGTAGTATGGGAAACGGCTCAGCAATAACAGAGGATAAACTACGGATACATGGAtcatgaatctcaaaaatattatgctgATGAAAGGAAGAATACACAAGGTGCCATGGTGTGATTCCATTCATGGGAAATTCTAGAGTAGGCGACTAATCGGCAGCGACAGAACAGTAACgggtggaggggagggcaagAGGAAAGGGGGACTGACTACAAAGGGGTAAGAGGGAATTTATGTAGTGATGTAAATAATCTTTAACTTGTGATTGGgtgtatacatgtgcatatacatgCATGagtgtatacatttgtcaaaacctctTGAATTGCACACTGAAACGAGTGCAGTTGATTGTATATAAATTGTGCCACCGTAaaattggtttttctttatttctttttttttttttagatttatttgacagacagagatcacaagtagacagagaggcaggcagagagagagaagcagtctccctgctgagcagagagcccgatgcgggactcgatcccaggaccctgagatcacgacctgagccgaaggcagcggcctaacctactgagccacccaggtgcccctcttttttcttttttttcaaagaggcCCCATTGAATGAAATTGGGCCCATTGGTTAAAAATTGACCAGGGTCTCCACCCTTGTCTCCACCGTCCTCCACCTCAGCCTCTGGTCACCTGCCTTGAAGAAGGAGAAAGTATGTCTAGAATGGGAGAGCTCAGAAATGAAGGATTCCCTCGCCCGGAAGGCCAAGGTCTCACCTGGGCTAGGTAGCAGCCATTGGCTGCACGAAGCTGCAAGGTGGGGCTCTCATCGTCGCATTCAAACTGGAACAAGGACATTGGGGTTATGTGCTCAGAGGCAGCGCATACCTCAACATCTGCAGAGAAAGATCATGTCAGAAGGAGCCAGAGTCTGGTTTCAACCTCATTCTCAGCCCCTCCTCCACACCTTCTGTCTGGGTTCCCTCTGGTTCCCCTCCTCAGCCTTTACCACCTTCTGCAGACCACAGGAGCCTGGAGAAGACCCAAGCTATTCCCTGAagtccctgtccctgcccctgccttaTCACCCTATTCCATGGCCTAAGAGATCCTGTTGGGACCCTAGGATCCTCCTTATCAGCAGCTTCCAAAATATCTGCTGCTCTccaatacatttttctctttccaggagccagctctccctccctccacagctGTCCTAGACCCAGCACTTGCCATAGACGATGGAGAGGAACTTCCGAGTCTTGGACCTGAGGCTGACCCAGGTGGGACATCGCTGTAGGACGAACCACTCCTCACCCCTGTGGGGATTGGAGCCCAGGCCCAGAAGCAGGCGTGTGCCCTGCGGGTACAGCATGCCTCCTTCTCCGTCGCTCAGGGCCACGAGCCCTCCCGGCCGCACCTGCATGTGAAAAGCCGTCTGTGCTGAGGGTTGGGGGACCAGCCGGTCTACGTGGGACAAGAAGAAGTGTGTTGAGGTCTCCAGGTGGTAGCATCCATCTTGGAAATGCAACAGGAAGCCACATTCCTCCAGGCAGGGAACGGGCGCATCCACCCAGACACGGCCCATAGTGGGGTCAGCCCGGGCATAGCAGTGGTTCACAGGGCTGTAGAGGATCACGTGGACGTGCAGGGCCGGACGGGGAGTCCACATGTGGTAGGCTGAGAGGACCCTGGAGTTGCAGAACACATCTTCACCGTCAGACTCCAGGTAACGGCCACTAATTATGCACTGGAGGGTCCACTTGCCATTGCGGTGGAAACGCAGGAGGAAGCACCCGTGGTGGCTGGTCCTGGGCCGGCCGTAGCATAGACTGCCGTCTGCCTCGCACAAGAGGTAAAGGCCTTGCAAGCCTCGTAGTCGGACCACCGCCTGTGCGTCATGCTCATTGCTCACCAAGATCTCCCAGGTCTGGAGgcggtgggagggagaggcaggagatcAGTATTGCCGAATGACCAGGCCAGGGTGTCCAATGCCATCACGCCTGGCATCACCCTAAGATCTTCATGGCGACCAACCACCTTCCCCTCCACATCGGCCTCCACGGAGACTGCCAGCTTTTCCACCCTCTCATCCAACTGATCAAAAGATTTCAGGAGACCTCTCCTACTGGAATCAGGGCGCTTCTCAAGATCCCAAGAAAAGTTCTAAGGACCTGTCTCTCCCAGCTCACCGAAGGTAAAACTCCTTCTCTGTTACTTGGTGGCTTCCTTCAATGCCTAATTTTCTAAGAAGTGTTTTGGTTTAAGTTTgacttctctcttcctcactgtTGCCCCTGGAGAGCATGTTAACTaacactcccctccccagagcccaccTCCCCAGCAGGGCAGGAGAAAGTCAAGACCTCTTACATTGAGGTGGGCCGGCCCAGGCTCCAGGGATAAGGATTCCCAATCCACAACCCATAACCGAAAAGAATCAGTCCATCCCTAACTGCACTGCCCTCCGctacccgccccccgccccccaacccacCGCAGCCCCTGGCACGCTGGAGGCCCACAGTCCTGCCTTCCAGCCTGGGCTCTTCACCTCTCCTCTTTGTGATGACACAGCCATCTGGTGCTGGggtggagaaaagaaagcagccagagaaggcAAGGCAGCAAGGGCTGAGGCTTTGCCTCTCGGAACAGGttgagaaagggggagagggaaggatcGAGACCTGTGAGCAAAAGCCTGGGGTAGGAGGGTCTTGGGCTGGTAATGGCAAAGGCTAGGAAAATGATAGCGAGTGTACCCCagccaccacacacacacacacacacgcacacacacaccagagcTTGGCCACTAGGAAAGAGGACTCCCGTACAGGTTTATCTGGTTACCTGTCTCCGGCCCAAGCCCTTTGCAGTAGCAGTGACCGTGTTCTTATATGCCTCAAAAGTGAGGTAGGATCCTGCCCAGCTGATGAGCCCAACCCTTAGCTCCTCAGGCTTGGGTCTTCGAGTCCACTCCACCTCCTCCATGGGGCCGGCACCACAGGTGATGACTCTGTCCGGCCCAGCCTTCCCCCCAGTGGTGCAGTTCCACAGGCCATAGGGCCTGGAATCAGGCCTGTAGTACCCACCAGAAGACGTTCCCAGAGGGAATTTCTCAGGCAGAGGCTGGCCTAGGGCCCAGCGCCTCTGTGACCCGGGAGCATTGTGACTGTGAGGGCTGCCTCTTATCCATAGTGGGGAAAGGGCACTGGCCCGGCCATGGTCAATCCGCAGCCCAGAGGAAGTGGGTCTAGGGCCTCTGGCGTCAAGCTCCCTGTGCAACTCCAGGCACCAACAGAGCTGAGCTAAGACTGGGAATCAGAACGCCAACCTGGGCCAGTGATAACCTGTGACTACAGGCAAGTGTCTTCCATTCTTTGCTTGTTTCTCGCTTTAATCACAGGATAAAAACCAACCTCTTTCCTCCTCACGAAGTGAGGTCTGCTTGGCTCCCTTGGGACTCAAGTGTATTTCGAGTTCAAGATATCCAGgaaaaatttattaacttttacAGCCCTTGAGAGAATGAAGCCAAAATGTCTCAGAAGATGCTTTTCAGGGGGTGTGAAGAAACCCTAGATAAATAACCAGCAAGGATCAAATGACTCATTTTCATCAGGAAGGGTTGGCTCAGAACAGGGGAAGGGAAATGTCCTAGGTAGGGAGAGCCCTGGGCATCTTCCTCATAATCCCCTGCCTCACTGTTCCTAAGGATCCCAGCCCTTCCCCTCAAAGGGTCCCTGTTGGCCAACAGCTTCTGGGACTCACTTCCTACAAAGCTCCTGGAGAAAATCAGGCCAGTAGCTGGAGAAACTGACCACCATGAAAggagaaaggcaagaagaaaTAACGGTGGCAAAGGCAGGTTTTGTTTAAGCTTTGCAGGGATTCGAAGAACGGGCAGAGTGAACCACACCTGGAGAACCACCTACACTCCTGGTTCCATGCACATACTTTCCCCTTCCTGCCGTGGGGGCGAGGTGGTACAGGGCCAGAGGTGTCTTTTAGGTAGAAAGAGTTGCCTCACACGGTGTGGAACTTTAATCCCCAAGGATTAGAAGAACCCTATGGTGTTTCATAGAATAAGGCTAACAGAGTAGTAGTGACAGAATCACCTGTGTAATTTCTAAGATGCATATTCTTGGGCTTCAGATCAGTCCTAATGAGTCATATTTTCTGAAGTGCCCCTCGGGGTGCTATTGTTAATAAATACTGCCCCCCAATTTTAATGTTCACAGTAATCtttaagaaccactgttctaaaTAGCTAGGAGATGGAAAGGCCCAGGATGTAAGAGATTTACAGAATCATGAAAGTAGATCCCCTCAGCAAAGGCCCCCTGGAATTGGGGAGTGCTTGGAGCCTCAAGAATAAGGAGGGCGAAGCTGAGCTGGATGAAGGGAGCTGGTGTGTGCATGCGGTGGGGAGGGGGTCGCTCTGTAGTCTCCACGGCTCTGAGCTTCCTTCCTATCGCATTGTCCCTTTGTATCCAACAGCCCAGCCCCCTCACTTCTAGGCTACAGACAACACCATGTACAAACCACAGCAAATTTATTACTCAATGTCCAGTGCCACATCATAGCACCACCAGAGCCctcaccttccctccccacctggcCCCAAGGGGACTCccgaaatggaaaaataaaaagaaagtaaacccAGATCCCTGCTCCTCCTCTGGAAGAAGGGGCCTTAGCCCTGGAGAAGTCCCCCTTCCACAGGTCCCAGCAGGCAGGAGAGTGGACCCCTTCGGCCCAGACAGTGAGGCTCCAGGCTCCAACGACAGAGAGAACATGCAGGTAGGAGCCAGAGCGGAGGCCCGTGTCTgtgggagaggagtgggagggaagggcacTGCCTGAGGAGTCCGGGAATCTGGCCGTCCCGGGTGCACGCGGGAGCTTCTGGGCAGCAGGGGCCGGCCCCTGGTGGGTTAGCGCTTGGACAGCTCGTGGGACAGCCAGTCGAGCCCATCATACAGGCCTGTGCCTTGGGTGGCACAGGTGGCCTGGACGTACCactgtggggagaaggaaagagagctcAGCAGCAAGGAAGATGAGGGGACGCCTTCACGTcctaccccgcccccaccccgtgGCACCCTGGGCCATGCGGGACCCTCACCGTGCGGCTCCGCAAGTGCTGCAGGCCCAGCTTGTCGGTGAGCTCGCTCACGGGCATGGCGTTGGGCATGTCCTGCTTGTTGGCAAACACCAGCAGCACGGCATCCCGCAGCTCGTCCTCCTGCAGCTGAGACGGGTGAAGGGGATGGAGGCCGGCGTCCTGGCAGAGTCTCCAGGCCTCCccttcccgctgggcagggaaaCCTCCCTTTCTGCCTTCTAACATATTTGTGGGGAAAATGTAATATCATGTAGTCTGAGCTGAACACAAGCTTCCTAAGTCAGCTTGCAGCCATCTGGCCTTAAATCCAAAAAGAGCCTTTTTCAAATGACTTGCCCTAGTCAAAATGGCAACGTTTCTCAATGGAAAAACAAGAATGTTAAGAGGATGTTTCTCTCCACCACACATaattcccctttccccaccaaCACCTCGGATGTGAAGACGTGAGGATTCAAGGAAAAAGTCAATCTTGGGCTTTTTGACCTGACTCCAGTTCAAAACACAGTGAGGTATGCCTTGCGTccacacagagaaacacagtCAAGGCCTGTGAGCTATTTCCTGACTTTCACCCCAGCTCAGAGATCTCAGAGCTCTGTCTCTGAATGGGGACTCTGTTCCCAGGGCTCTTGGTGCTCACCATCTTCTGGAGCTCGTCAGCAGATTCCTGGACCCTCTCTCGGTCATTACTGTCCACTACGAAGATGAGgccctgggagggaaggaagaacgGACAAGCCATCACTCCCAGCTGGGACATACCCTAGTCTGgctctttatttttcccatttttgtgtCTAAACCTTCTCATCTTAAAACTTTTCACTAAGCTTCTGCAAACACAGTGGCACCAACTGGAGACACCATGCGAAGGATacagcctctgccctcaggcAAGCAGTGTAGTTAGAAGAAGCGCCAGGGACCAGGGAAAGACCAGATGAGAGCTAAATGAGGCAGCATGAGTGCGCCTGACTGCCTCAGTCAGaactgtgagttcaagtcccacgttgggagaaaaagctgactttaaaaataaataaacaaataagtgagGCAGCATGGCCCCAGAGTTCTGCTTCTCGGAAGCTAAGGTAGCTAAGTCTCAAAAAACTAAAGACATTCCTGAAGGATGAGGAGAGGTAAGGCTACAACTGTGGATAGATGGGAGGtgaaggtttttttccccctggcttGTGAGACAGGCCTAGGCCAACATCTCAGTCGCGGCCCTAACACCTTCTCTCCTGGGGTTGGGGAGCCCCACCCCACCTGAGTGTTCTGGAAGTAGTGCCGCCACAGAGGCCGAATCTTGTCCTGGCCTCCCACGTCCCAGACTGTGAAACAAATGTTCTTGTATTCCACTGTTTCCACATTGAAGCCTGGagataattggaaaaaaaatatgagaaccAAGTCCTGAAAGAAAGGAACTCTCTAAATCTAGGTGGATTCACTGGGGACATAAAACCAGAAGGCAATGATCAAGTCCCATGGGAAGAGAACTCCAGAGAACAGGCAGTCTACAGACCAGGCCCAGCTAGGTCACATACACCTGCCTCAGCACCATGCAGCAACTAAAGGTAACTGTGACCCACTTCTCAGGTAGCAGTGTCTGGTGTCAGGGTCAGCTCCCTGCACAGAGATAAGGGCCTCAGGCAGAATGGGTAGCAAACCCTGGGAAGGCCTGCTGCCAGCCTCCCGCTCCTCCCGGCCTCGCCTCAGAACTCACCTatggtggggatggtggtgaCAATCTCCCCCAACTTCAGTTTGTACAAGATTGTGGTCTTGCCGGCTGCATCCAAG
This genomic stretch from Mustela erminea isolate mMusErm1 chromosome 11, mMusErm1.Pri, whole genome shotgun sequence harbors:
- the FSCN3 gene encoding fascin-3 isoform X1, with protein sequence MEEVEWTRRPKPEELRVGLISWAGSYLTFEAYKNTVTATAKGLGRRQTWEILVSNEHDAQAVVRLRGLQGLYLLCEADGSLCYGRPRTSHHGCFLLRFHRNGKWTLQCIISGRYLESDGEDVFCNSRVLSAYHMWTPRPALHVHVILYSPVNHCYARADPTMGRVWVDAPVPCLEECGFLLHFQDGCYHLETSTHFFLSHVDRLVPQPSAQTAFHMQVRPGGLVALSDGEGGMLYPQGTRLLLGLGSNPHRGEEWFVLQRCPTWVSLRSKTRKFLSIVYDVEVCAASEHITPMSLFQFECDDESPTLQLRAANGCYLAQRRHRTVVANGHPMEPDTFFRVHWNCGKIILQSPNGRFLGIIDNGLLMANATIPGPNEEFGIRLANRPFLVLRGRYGYVGTSSEHDLMKCNMDQPDCIHLLPCRQGIYHFQGWILLVNNILRHLSSLGEVCSQLLYRASREQPAHGAGTQWLLYAIRPKRHPVGGQRRDYQRVYLGVLGQWDATYGNPNPPGETTALNTTGTPESRSMRISVTQLSLPSLAKHLFRATIHKRPPPRPLVCI
- the FSCN3 gene encoding fascin-3 isoform X2, which translates into the protein MAVSSQRGEVKSPGWKAGLWASSVPGAATWEILVSNEHDAQAVVRLRGLQGLYLLCEADGSLCYGRPRTSHHGCFLLRFHRNGKWTLQCIISGRYLESDGEDVFCNSRVLSAYHMWTPRPALHVHVILYSPVNHCYARADPTMGRVWVDAPVPCLEECGFLLHFQDGCYHLETSTHFFLSHVDRLVPQPSAQTAFHMQVRPGGLVALSDGEGGMLYPQGTRLLLGLGSNPHRGEEWFVLQRCPTWVSLRSKTRKFLSIVYDVEVCAASEHITPMSLFQFECDDESPTLQLRAANGCYLAQRRHRTVVANGHPMEPDTFFRVHWNCGKIILQSPNGRFLGIIDNGLLMANATIPGPNEEFGIRLANRPFLVLRGRYGYVGTSSEHDLMKCNMDQPDCIHLLPCRQGIYHFQGWILLVNNILRHLSSLGEVCSQLLYRASREQPAHGAGTQWLLYAIRPKRHPVGGQRRDYQRVYLGVLGQWDATYGNPNPPGETTALNTTGTPESRSMRISVTQLSLPSLAKHLFRATIHKRPPPRPLVCI
- the FSCN3 gene encoding fascin-3 isoform X3, with amino-acid sequence MEEVEWTRRPKPEELRVGLISWAGSYLTFEAYKNTVTATAKGLGRRQTWEILVSNEHDAQAVVRLRGLQGLYLLCEADGSLCYGRPRTSHHGCFLLRFHRNGKWTLQCIISGRYLESDGEDVFCNSRVLSAYHMWTPRPALHVHVILYSPVNHCYARADPTMGRVWVDAPVPCLEECGFLLHFQDGCYHLETSTHFFLSHVDRLVPQPSAQTAFHMQVRPGGLVALSDGEGGMLYPQGTRLLLGLGSNPHRGEEWFVLQRCPTWVSLRSKTRKFLSIVYDVEVCAASEHITPMSLFQFECDDESPTLQLRAANGCYLAQRRHRTVVANGHPMEPDTFFRVHWNCGKIILQSPNGRFLGIIDNGLLMANATIPGPNEEFGIRLANRPFLVLRGRYGYVGTSSEHDLMKCNMDQPDCIHLLPCRQGIYHFQAQGGSFWSITSFGTFRPWGKFALNFCIELHGSNLLTVLAPNGFYMRSDRSGTLLADSEEITKECIWEF
- the ARF5 gene encoding ADP-ribosylation factor 5, which codes for MGLTVSALFSRIFGKKQMRILMVGLDAAGKTTILYKLKLGEIVTTIPTIGFNVETVEYKNICFTVWDVGGQDKIRPLWRHYFQNTQGLIFVVDSNDRERVQESADELQKMLQEDELRDAVLLVFANKQDMPNAMPVSELTDKLGLQHLRSRTWYVQATCATQGTGLYDGLDWLSHELSKR